Proteins from one Desulfonema limicola genomic window:
- a CDS encoding methyltransferase domain-containing protein, whose protein sequence is MIKNIKMKLFQKAKQYLYGNFIYIRQAYRFYQYVSDKIRQLYGIIIIRFKYNKHRLSTDENFLKLHIGFGDIKFKGYINIDFRKTAAADFVCNIAKLPFPDNSVEIIETYHVIEHLPHQYFIETIKNWWNKLIPGGKLVIECPDFDKAVLEYLSGSDMRLYNIFGRHRFQGDAHSWGYNFSRLSTLLDNSGFKGIRQCIPQDYHRLEEPCIRVEAYKSINTDPFGNSDAQWLERKNRRPETLTLEWRKNYIHSKILNELKQVLFKEKTISLGCGSGELEVLSASSSTGLVTGVDISREALAIAVKHKVSENLNNINFLKASIFDLPFHDNGFDGGYAVEVIEYIEPELIPRFFSEIKRILEPNARLLITVPNKNAYYDPDHRTFFTKGTLTQLIDSVNLSFDWIDYEERSDKYRRYDMLKAMVVNKPGFQVLKKTKICAVGAYELYGYSQLGFHWDGQSRGFKELGYETLLLDIRKDVNYENLRKKIIDFQPDIIWCGLKDCLDFLQWMKKDIIDLRKKGTKVIYWFCDLRTPGKSDLKELIDIMFLSNSGQIDIYRKSYNIENVFYMPQACTPAFMHRMDMEETCDIGHAGTLDRIHANRKKLLKKISKKYKVVIKDQVRNNISNFYSQSGIVFGSNPDQSAYLCTSNRLFVAMGCGAFYLCEWFPGIEKLAQNHEHLVWFKTEKELFDLISYYLEHKQEREKIRENAQILAHSKHTYINRIKNMIDIIEGKTEKFYGFLETRE, encoded by the coding sequence ATGATAAAAAATATAAAAATGAAATTATTTCAAAAAGCAAAACAATATTTATATGGCAATTTTATCTACATAAGGCAGGCTTACCGTTTTTACCAGTATGTATCAGATAAAATAAGACAATTATATGGCATAATTATTATCAGGTTTAAATATAATAAACACCGTTTAAGTACAGATGAAAATTTTTTAAAACTCCATATTGGATTCGGAGATATAAAGTTTAAAGGCTATATTAATATAGATTTTAGAAAAACTGCTGCAGCAGATTTTGTATGCAATATTGCAAAACTTCCTTTTCCTGACAATTCTGTTGAGATTATTGAAACATATCATGTTATTGAGCATTTACCCCATCAGTATTTTATTGAAACTATAAAAAATTGGTGGAATAAGCTTATTCCAGGGGGGAAACTGGTTATTGAATGCCCTGATTTTGATAAGGCTGTGTTGGAATACCTGTCAGGCAGTGACATGAGATTGTATAATATATTCGGGAGGCATCGTTTCCAGGGAGACGCACATTCCTGGGGATATAATTTTTCAAGACTCAGCACCCTGCTGGATAACAGCGGATTCAAAGGGATAAGACAGTGCATACCCCAGGATTACCACAGGCTGGAAGAACCCTGTATCAGGGTTGAAGCTTATAAAAGCATAAATACTGACCCCTTTGGTAATTCTGATGCACAATGGCTTGAAAGAAAAAACAGGAGACCTGAAACACTGACCCTTGAATGGAGAAAAAATTACATCCATTCAAAGATATTGAATGAATTAAAACAAGTATTATTTAAAGAAAAAACTATCAGCCTCGGCTGCGGTTCTGGAGAACTGGAAGTTCTTTCAGCAAGTTCAAGCACTGGTTTAGTTACAGGGGTTGATATTTCCCGTGAAGCCCTTGCAATTGCTGTAAAACACAAAGTCTCAGAAAATTTGAATAATATCAATTTTCTTAAAGCTTCTATTTTTGATCTTCCTTTTCATGATAATGGGTTTGATGGCGGATATGCTGTTGAAGTGATTGAATATATTGAACCTGAACTTATCCCCCGGTTTTTCTCTGAAATAAAAAGAATCTTAGAACCAAATGCCAGGCTGCTTATAACTGTCCCTAATAAAAACGCATATTATGATCCAGACCACAGAACTTTTTTTACCAAAGGAACCTTAACCCAGTTAATTGACAGTGTGAACCTTTCTTTTGACTGGATAGATTATGAAGAAAGATCAGATAAATACCGCAGGTACGATATGCTTAAAGCAATGGTTGTAAATAAACCCGGGTTTCAAGTTCTGAAAAAAACTAAAATCTGTGCTGTCGGAGCATATGAACTTTATGGATATTCACAGCTGGGATTTCACTGGGACGGACAGTCAAGAGGTTTTAAGGAACTGGGATACGAAACCCTGCTTCTTGATATCCGAAAGGATGTTAACTATGAAAATCTCAGGAAAAAAATTATTGATTTTCAGCCTGATATTATATGGTGCGGGCTTAAAGACTGCCTGGATTTTCTCCAGTGGATGAAAAAAGATATTATTGATCTCAGGAAAAAAGGAACAAAAGTGATTTACTGGTTTTGCGATCTGAGAACACCTGGAAAATCAGATCTTAAAGAATTGATAGATATTATGTTTCTTTCAAATTCAGGACAGATAGATATATATCGGAAATCATATAATATTGAAAATGTTTTTTATATGCCCCAGGCATGTACTCCTGCATTTATGCATAGAATGGATATGGAAGAAACCTGTGATATAGGGCATGCTGGAACCCTTGACAGGATACACGCAAATCGAAAAAAACTGCTGAAAAAAATTTCAAAAAAATACAAGGTTGTAATAAAAGATCAGGTTAGAAATAATATTTCAAATTTTTATTCGCAGTCTGGCATTGTTTTTGGATCAAATCCAGATCAATCAGCCTATCTTTGTACTTCAAACAGGTTGTTTGTTGCAATGGGCTGCGGTGCTTTTTATCTATGCGAGTGGTTTCCTGGAATTGAAAAACTGGCTCAAAATCATGAACATCTTGTCTGGTTTAAGACTGAAAAAGAACTTTTTGATTTAATAAGCTATTACCTGGAACACAAACAGGAAAGGGAAAAAATAAGAGAAAATGCCCAGATACTTGCCCATTCAAAACATACATATATAAACAGGATTAAAAATATGATTGATATTATTGAAGGAAAAACAGAAAAATTTTATGGTTTCCTGGAAACACGGGAATAA
- a CDS encoding glycosyltransferase, translating to MKHPKIAAIIVSYNGEKWIQACINSIIDNMYENLHIIMVDNNSQDNTVSIAEKHNAEITILRQKKNLGYGQGANTGIAYALSVHADYIFLLNQDIKLSKTCIMNLVKNCENNDNISIATPFQLTYDGSKTDPGFEKLVQTSKWFQHSLTGNKVSEYYEIEALIGAAVFFRADLFEKIGYFDPLFFLYHEEGDLCRRAKYHGFKIYLIAEAKIFHEHTQLNSQKMSFKAQFASLYGYYIYILKNPFKSFALNIIECIGILIQWSLRDINLIKIIKRTGINIIAAFAVICLVPRILKSRKKDMKKKSQKKKFFVFAYWHDPYWKQFAGAIVKISDLCSNLAGFGHDVTLFVPRYHFNKKNISFKIAEVPFLDKAFFRFISFNIMLILVLIKHSVIKQPDIFYVRRMQSIVPMIFARIFKGQLFFEINDDPYRQIHHEGLKVSFFIRSYLSIKTDQINLRYCRRAFVITKEIKEKIINNYPVINQKKMVILPSGANIDMLRPLEKKTCCLKLNLNPGIKYIGFVGSIFKYQGLDILISSARYILNKYPSAIFLIIGQGPEKKNLIKKVSDEKLLESFIFSGQVNYENLADYIGCFDVCAAPYLPESGMSSPVKIFDYLACGKPVAASYIKGATDIFTETEAVRFVQPNNPLMLAHAVIELLDNEDTAEKLGKKGRAFVVEKYNRKKNAEIISDHAEKF from the coding sequence ATGAAACATCCGAAAATTGCTGCAATTATTGTATCTTATAATGGAGAAAAATGGATCCAGGCATGTATTAATTCCATTATTGATAATATGTATGAAAACCTTCATATTATCATGGTTGATAATAATTCCCAGGATAACACAGTATCTATTGCAGAAAAACATAATGCTGAAATTACCATTTTAAGGCAGAAAAAAAATCTTGGATACGGACAGGGTGCAAACACGGGAATTGCCTATGCCCTGTCTGTTCATGCTGATTATATTTTCCTGTTAAACCAAGATATTAAACTGTCTAAAACCTGTATAATGAATCTGGTAAAAAATTGTGAAAATAATGATAATATTTCAATTGCTACTCCTTTTCAACTGACATATGACGGATCAAAAACGGATCCTGGTTTTGAAAAACTGGTGCAGACTTCCAAATGGTTTCAACACAGCCTGACAGGAAATAAGGTATCTGAATATTATGAAATTGAAGCCCTTATCGGTGCGGCTGTTTTTTTTCGGGCAGATTTGTTTGAAAAAATAGGATATTTTGATCCCCTGTTTTTTTTATACCATGAAGAAGGTGATTTATGCAGGCGGGCAAAATATCACGGCTTTAAAATTTATCTCATAGCTGAAGCTAAAATATTTCATGAGCATACCCAGCTTAATTCTCAAAAAATGAGTTTTAAGGCACAATTTGCCTCACTTTATGGATATTATATTTATATTTTAAAAAATCCATTTAAATCGTTTGCCTTAAATATAATTGAGTGTATTGGCATATTAATCCAATGGAGTTTGAGAGATATAAATCTTATAAAGATTATAAAAAGAACAGGTATAAATATTATTGCAGCCTTTGCTGTAATATGCCTGGTTCCCAGAATATTAAAAAGCCGTAAAAAAGATATGAAAAAAAAATCTCAAAAAAAGAAATTTTTTGTTTTTGCCTACTGGCATGATCCTTACTGGAAGCAGTTTGCCGGTGCTATTGTTAAAATCAGTGATTTATGTTCAAACCTGGCAGGTTTTGGTCATGATGTTACCTTGTTTGTTCCCAGATATCATTTTAATAAAAAAAATATTTCTTTTAAAATTGCAGAGGTTCCATTTTTGGATAAAGCTTTTTTCAGATTTATATCTTTTAATATCATGCTTATCCTGGTTTTAATTAAACACTCGGTTATAAAGCAGCCTGATATATTTTATGTCAGGAGAATGCAAAGTATTGTTCCAATGATTTTTGCAAGAATATTCAAAGGACAGCTTTTTTTTGAAATAAACGATGATCCATATCGGCAGATACATCATGAAGGGTTAAAAGTTTCTTTTTTTATTCGTTCCTATTTATCTATTAAAACAGATCAAATAAATTTAAGATACTGCCGCAGGGCTTTTGTAATAACCAAAGAGATTAAAGAAAAAATAATAAATAATTATCCAGTTATAAATCAAAAAAAAATGGTTATCCTGCCTAGTGGTGCCAATATTGATATGCTCAGACCCCTGGAAAAAAAGACTTGCTGTTTAAAATTAAATCTTAATCCAGGCATAAAATATATTGGTTTTGTGGGGTCTATTTTTAAATACCAGGGACTTGATATTTTAATTTCTTCTGCAAGGTATATTTTAAATAAATATCCTTCAGCTATTTTTCTCATTATAGGACAAGGGCCTGAAAAGAAAAATCTGATTAAAAAAGTATCAGATGAAAAGCTTTTAGAGTCATTTATATTTTCAGGACAGGTAAATTATGAAAATCTTGCTGATTATATTGGATGTTTTGATGTATGCGCAGCCCCTTATCTGCCAGAGTCGGGCATGAGTTCCCCTGTCAAAATATTTGATTACCTGGCATGTGGAAAACCAGTTGCTGCCTCATATATAAAAGGGGCAACAGATATTTTTACAGAAACCGAGGCTGTCAGGTTTGTCCAGCCGAATAATCCGTTAATGCTGGCACATGCTGTTATTGAACTTCTTGATAATGAAGATACTGCAGAAAAATTAGGAAAAAAAGGACGTGCATTTGTTGTTGAAAAATATAACAGGAAAAAAAATGCTGAAATAATATCTGACCATGCAGAAAAATTTTAA
- a CDS encoding glycosyltransferase family 4 protein, which yields MQKNFNFKKIIFIIDNLEFGGGERCFVQLISGLHNQFEIFAAGTPGGEFEKEVKKSGAYFFPVDMRKQKSLNSIIKIRKIILKHKIDIIHSQGVRADFFARAAGFSAGTKNIICTTAMPVEGFDVSFLRKKIYRFFDWILEDSVKRFIVVSQSLKKLLTEKRHIPEYKVIKIYNGIELEHYIPKKNNQSIETSYNVPIIGAIGRMVWQKGFEYLIKAIPKIVKHIPEAEFLFVGDGPLLPSLKKLSIQLNLSDKIIFTGFSNDVKEVLSKIDILVVPSLLEGFPMITLEAMAMAKPVVASDIDGINEQITNGKDGILVSPKNPGAIADAVIALIRNKETAKQIGIAARKKVEQDFSVEKMILETENVYFSMLKNELS from the coding sequence ATGCAGAAAAATTTTAATTTTAAAAAAATCATTTTTATCATTGACAACCTTGAGTTTGGAGGGGGAGAAAGATGTTTTGTCCAGCTTATATCAGGACTGCATAACCAGTTTGAGATTTTTGCAGCAGGAACTCCAGGAGGGGAGTTTGAAAAAGAGGTTAAAAAATCAGGGGCATATTTCTTTCCTGTGGACATGAGAAAACAAAAATCTTTAAATTCCATAATAAAAATCAGGAAGATCATATTAAAGCATAAGATTGATATAATTCACAGCCAGGGAGTGCGTGCTGATTTTTTTGCCAGGGCTGCAGGTTTTTCTGCTGGAACAAAAAACATAATATGTACAACAGCAATGCCGGTAGAGGGATTTGATGTATCTTTTTTGAGAAAAAAAATATACCGTTTTTTTGACTGGATTTTAGAGGATTCTGTTAAACGTTTTATAGTTGTTTCACAAAGCCTGAAAAAATTATTAACTGAAAAAAGACATATTCCTGAATATAAAGTAATAAAAATATACAATGGAATTGAATTGGAACATTATATTCCAAAGAAAAATAACCAAAGTATAGAAACTTCTTATAATGTCCCGATTATAGGCGCTATAGGCAGGATGGTCTGGCAAAAAGGCTTTGAATATCTCATAAAAGCCATTCCCAAGATTGTAAAACATATACCAGAAGCTGAATTTTTATTTGTCGGAGATGGTCCCCTTCTTCCCAGTTTAAAAAAATTGAGCATACAACTCAATTTATCTGATAAAATTATATTTACCGGTTTTAGCAATGATGTAAAAGAAGTTCTTTCAAAAATTGATATTCTTGTTGTACCTTCACTGCTTGAAGGCTTTCCCATGATAACCCTTGAAGCAATGGCAATGGCAAAGCCTGTTGTCGCATCAGACATAGATGGCATAAATGAGCAGATAACCAACGGCAAAGACGGAATTCTTGTTTCCCCAAAAAATCCAGGTGCCATAGCAGATGCTGTTATAGCTTTAATCCGTAATAAGGAAACTGCAAAACAAATTGGAATTGCAGCAAGAAAAAAGGTGGAACAGGATTTTTCAGTTGAAAAAATGATTTTGGAAACGGAAAATGTTTATTTTTCCATGTTAAAAAATGAATTATCATAA
- a CDS encoding RNA-binding domain-containing protein translates to MNYHKYSEEDIKHMIESGESSRLEFKEDSVHNDRLAREISAFANFKGGTILLGVSDSGEIIGLTRDDNEERVMNICSLLIEPRLIPEYELMTADDKKIARITIDTGNEKPYAVLSKGRRNYYIRIGSTCRESTQRELMRMFQDSALLHFEALPSAAVLKDLDMFMVFEHFKTYRGIDLEKLDTQELTRILINCAVMNETEQLTVAGCLLFAKRPDRFYAGAGIAFAVIDGNDFADTLVKVAHFNGVLIDNLEKVLDIIRIYNRSRITGLSDKGQRLEDYEYPFKVIREILINALIHRDYSIEGSQVRVFMLKDFFEVRSPGLIPNFLTVEKMKMGVSYYRNPMLMSFFYDRGLIERLGRGIQMIFAEMKKHNNTEPEIFEQGGELVVRIRKKILNSKD, encoded by the coding sequence ATGAATTATCATAAATATTCAGAAGAAGATATTAAACATATGATTGAATCAGGTGAATCTTCAAGACTTGAATTTAAGGAAGATTCTGTTCATAATGACCGTCTTGCCAGAGAGATTTCTGCATTTGCAAATTTCAAAGGCGGCACCATACTGCTTGGAGTATCTGATTCAGGTGAAATTATAGGACTGACAAGGGATGATAATGAGGAACGGGTTATGAATATCTGTTCTTTGCTTATTGAGCCTCGATTGATCCCTGAATACGAACTTATGACAGCAGATGATAAAAAAATTGCACGGATCACTATTGATACAGGAAATGAAAAACCTTATGCAGTTTTGAGTAAAGGCAGGCGGAATTATTATATTAGGATTGGTTCAACATGCAGGGAATCAACCCAGCGTGAACTGATGAGAATGTTCCAGGATTCGGCACTGCTTCATTTTGAGGCTCTGCCTAGTGCTGCTGTTCTTAAAGACCTTGATATGTTTATGGTTTTTGAACATTTTAAAACTTATAGAGGTATTGATCTTGAAAAACTTGATACTCAGGAATTAACAAGGATTTTGATAAACTGTGCTGTTATGAATGAAACCGAACAGCTTACTGTTGCCGGATGTCTTCTTTTTGCAAAAAGGCCCGATAGATTTTATGCTGGTGCGGGTATTGCATTTGCAGTGATTGACGGCAATGATTTTGCAGATACCCTTGTCAAGGTTGCTCATTTTAACGGTGTTCTTATTGATAACCTGGAAAAAGTTCTTGATATTATACGCATATATAACAGATCTCGGATTACAGGGCTTTCTGATAAAGGACAGAGGCTTGAAGATTATGAATATCCTTTTAAGGTTATAAGGGAAATTTTGATAAATGCCCTTATTCACAGGGATTATTCCATAGAAGGAAGCCAGGTTAGGGTATTTATGCTTAAAGATTTTTTTGAAGTCCGAAGCCCTGGATTGATTCCCAATTTTCTGACTGTTGAAAAAATGAAAATGGGGGTAAGTTATTATCGCAATCCTATGCTTATGAGTTTTTTTTACGACAGAGGATTGATTGAAAGGCTTGGCCGGGGTATTCAGATGATTTTTGCTGAAATGAAAAAGCATAATAATACTGAGCCTGAAATCTTTGAGCAGGGCGGTGAGCTTGTGGTCAGGATCAGGAAAAAAATATTAAATTCAAAGGATTAA
- a CDS encoding Uma2 family endonuclease produces MPLVHHEKISSSEYFETEEQAEYKSEYYNGEIFAMTGASVNHNLICTNIIIALGTQLKEPCLVFPSDIKVEIDPANHYVYPDISVVCGEIEYGAGRNDVITNPKVIFEILSRSTGNYDRGDKFVAYRSLVSLTDYILVNQYAVIIEHFTIKKPDLWELRVYRSFNDFMVIDSIDASIELKDIYKNIRIENL; encoded by the coding sequence ATGCCTCTGGTACATCATGAAAAGATTTCATCATCAGAGTATTTTGAAACTGAAGAACAGGCAGAATATAAAAGTGAGTATTATAATGGTGAGATATTTGCCATGACCGGAGCTTCGGTTAATCACAATCTGATTTGTACCAATATTATTATTGCACTTGGTACTCAGCTTAAAGAACCCTGCCTTGTTTTTCCCAGTGATATTAAAGTGGAAATTGACCCTGCAAATCATTATGTATATCCTGATATAAGTGTTGTCTGCGGTGAAATTGAGTATGGAGCGGGCAGGAATGATGTTATCACAAATCCAAAGGTTATTTTTGAAATTCTGTCCCGTTCCACAGGAAATTATGACCGCGGAGATAAATTTGTTGCATACCGCAGCCTGGTTTCTTTGACAGATTATATCCTTGTAAATCAATATGCTGTAATAATTGAACATTTTACAATTAAAAAGCCTGATTTGTGGGAATTAAGGGTTTACCGCAGTTTTAACGATTTTATGGTTATTGATTCCATAGATGCTTCCATTGAATTAAAAGATATTTATAAAAACATCAGAATTGAAAATCTTTAA
- a CDS encoding DUF29 domain-containing protein: MNWQELSTTSHYQTALKVENELLSGNIKNAAAGIRALIEALGRSEKRALKSQLIRLMMHVIKWKMQPERRSRSWAASICNAREEISDIQEETPSLSDSVIKNMWDKCFKAAKREAEGEMNKKVLIDDLSWEDVFESGCEFE, translated from the coding sequence ATGAACTGGCAGGAATTATCAACAACATCACATTATCAGACAGCATTAAAAGTTGAAAATGAATTATTGAGCGGGAATATTAAAAATGCTGCTGCTGGTATAAGGGCGTTAATTGAAGCATTGGGACGTTCGGAAAAAAGGGCCCTTAAAAGTCAGCTTATCAGATTAATGATGCATGTTATTAAATGGAAAATGCAGCCTGAAAGACGGTCAAGAAGCTGGGCTGCTTCTATTTGTAATGCAAGAGAAGAAATTTCTGATATTCAGGAGGAAACTCCGAGCCTGTCTGATTCTGTTATAAAAAATATGTGGGATAAATGCTTTAAAGCTGCAAAGCGCGAGGCTGAAGGGGAGATGAACAAGAAAGTTCTTATTGATGACTTATCATGGGAAGACGTTTTTGAGTCAGGTTGTGAGTTTGAATAA
- a CDS encoding glycosyltransferase family 4 protein, whose protein sequence is MKILFLSDVPMKDPSSGSERVLYEQAAGFFHKGFEVYAITRSNGSPGLILRNTGGVYEACYNAPVDKIFVFLSSLIKFPVKLYRQFTGTMLFNLIICHQPFTCAVLLLLADIRKIPILYVFHSPSHEEYLLLNHGKKRFLNFCHIHARRFIEAFCMKKAFKIITLSSYMKKKAGIIHKIPEHKIIVNPGGVDLEYFQLTLDQEKLKHKLNFPGSKIHLLTIRNLEPRMGLDNLLKAVFILKQKLDIYLVIGGQGSQRKILENMINDLDLKEQVVMPGYLPPRLLPDYYGASDFFILPTLNLEGFGLVTIESMACGTPVLGTPVGGTKEILSGFNKQFIFKDSSPESMVMGIEKNIEQYMKDKKAYGMLRYQCRKYAVENYSWERHVNLLAGIVNKN, encoded by the coding sequence ATGAAAATATTATTTTTATCTGATGTTCCAATGAAAGATCCTTCCAGCGGTTCGGAGCGTGTATTGTATGAACAGGCGGCTGGATTTTTTCACAAAGGATTTGAGGTTTATGCAATCACACGCAGCAATGGTTCTCCAGGTCTGATATTGAGAAATACCGGCGGGGTTTATGAAGCCTGTTATAATGCCCCTGTTGACAAAATCTTTGTTTTTTTATCTTCTCTTATAAAATTTCCTGTTAAATTATACAGGCAGTTTACGGGCACAATGCTTTTTAATCTAATAATCTGCCATCAGCCCTTTACTTGCGCTGTATTATTGCTTTTGGCTGATATAAGAAAAATTCCTATTCTTTATGTTTTTCATTCTCCAAGTCATGAAGAATATTTGTTATTAAATCATGGTAAAAAACGATTTTTAAATTTTTGTCATATCCATGCCCGCAGGTTTATTGAAGCTTTTTGCATGAAAAAAGCTTTTAAAATTATTACATTAAGTTCTTATATGAAAAAAAAAGCAGGGATTATTCACAAAATTCCTGAGCATAAAATTATTGTAAATCCAGGCGGGGTTGATCTGGAGTATTTTCAATTGACTTTAGATCAGGAAAAGTTAAAACATAAACTGAATTTTCCTGGTTCAAAGATTCATCTGCTCACTATTCGAAATCTTGAACCCCGCATGGGGCTTGATAATCTTTTAAAAGCTGTTTTTATTTTAAAGCAGAAACTAGATATTTATCTTGTAATTGGAGGACAGGGCAGCCAGAGAAAAATTCTTGAAAATATGATTAATGACCTTGATTTAAAAGAACAGGTGGTAATGCCTGGGTATTTACCTCCTCGTCTTTTACCTGATTATTACGGGGCATCTGATTTTTTTATTTTACCGACCCTGAACCTGGAAGGCTTTGGACTGGTTACCATTGAATCAATGGCCTGCGGAACTCCTGTTCTTGGAACTCCTGTTGGAGGTACAAAAGAAATCCTGTCTGGTTTTAATAAGCAGTTTATTTTTAAAGATTCCTCTCCAGAGTCAATGGTTATGGGAATTGAAAAAAATATTGAACAATATATGAAAGATAAGAAAGCTTATGGTATGCTGAGATATCAGTGCCGGAAATATGCTGTTGAAAATTATTCCTGGGAAAGACATGTGAACCTGCTGGCAGGAATTGTTAATAAAAATTAA
- a CDS encoding glycosyltransferase family 4 protein — MAVLQKIKIIHIITRLDMGGSAQNTLQTCLRLDRDKYDIILVYGPSLESNMTDEEALSVQRWIEYGKKKGVCFICLFSLVRRIDPLKDAAAFFSLVCLLFKKKPWIVHTHTSKAGILGRLAAWIAKVPVIVHTPHGHVFYGHFGPKMTAFFLIIERIMSLITNMIIMLTQGEKNDCIKLCLAPEKKMAVIHSGVDIDVFANAGADKNSIKKQLGLNSCIVTGFAGWLLPIKGPMYLLKAMFKVWQDFPDVKLVFAGKGDLLQELESEALRHGVLEKIIFAGWRDDVHEIMQVFDIFVLPSLNEGMGRVIVEAMAAGKPVIASRTGGIPDLVKHGKNGLLVPPADANALAEAISYLLSNPVKAVKMGMTGKKICPYFSLDTMMIKLENLYDHLLRKQRGL, encoded by the coding sequence ATGGCTGTTTTACAAAAAATCAAGATAATCCACATAATAACACGCCTGGACATGGGAGGTTCTGCTCAAAACACCTTGCAGACCTGTTTGAGATTAGACAGGGATAAATATGATATTATCCTGGTTTACGGGCCTTCCCTTGAATCAAACATGACAGATGAAGAAGCTTTGTCTGTTCAAAGATGGATTGAATACGGAAAAAAAAAGGGTGTTTGTTTTATCTGTCTTTTTTCCCTGGTTCGCAGGATTGATCCTCTAAAAGATGCTGCTGCTTTTTTTTCCCTGGTTTGTCTTTTATTTAAAAAAAAGCCCTGGATTGTCCATACCCATACTTCAAAAGCAGGTATCCTGGGCAGGCTTGCCGCCTGGATTGCAAAGGTTCCTGTTATTGTTCATACCCCTCACGGCCATGTTTTTTATGGGCATTTTGGGCCAAAAATGACTGCTTTTTTTCTTATAATTGAAAGAATCATGTCATTGATTACAAACATGATAATCATGCTTACCCAGGGAGAAAAAAACGATTGTATTAAACTTTGCCTTGCTCCTGAAAAAAAAATGGCGGTTATACACAGCGGGGTTGATATTGATGTATTTGCTAATGCAGGGGCTGATAAAAACAGTATAAAAAAACAGCTTGGTCTGAATAGCTGCATTGTTACAGGCTTTGCAGGCTGGCTTCTTCCCATAAAAGGACCCATGTATCTTTTAAAGGCCATGTTCAAGGTCTGGCAGGATTTTCCTGATGTTAAACTGGTTTTTGCGGGTAAAGGTGATTTACTGCAGGAGCTTGAATCTGAGGCTTTAAGACACGGGGTTTTGGAAAAAATTATATTTGCAGGATGGCGGGATGATGTTCATGAAATTATGCAGGTTTTTGACATCTTTGTTCTGCCGTCTTTAAATGAAGGCATGGGAAGGGTGATTGTTGAAGCTATGGCAGCAGGAAAGCCTGTTATTGCAAGCAGGACAGGCGGGATTCCTGATCTGGTAAAACACGGGAAAAACGGGCTGCTTGTTCCTCCGGCAGATGCAAATGCCCTGGCAGAGGCAATTTCATATTTGCTTTCAAATCCTGTAAAAGCTGTGAAAATGGGTATGACAGGGAAAAAAATCTGTCCTTATTTCAGCCTTGATACCATGATGATTAAACTGGAAAATCTCTATGACCATCTGCTCAGAAAACAGAGAGGCTTATAA
- a CDS encoding PIG-L deacetylase family protein produces MIKTNILAIGAHPDDIEFGCGGTLVKFGDKGHRLFMLVMTSGGSGGIPETRKKEQEDAQAVMGVEKVFWGGYEDTMLEINKDTIMTIENIIKEINPSFIFCSYPDDTHQDHRHLARAAISATRYVRNVLFYEGPTTQNFNPHVFVDISEMLEKKMDALKAHKSQVMRTNIADLSILELARSAANFRGIQGRVKYAEAFHSQRLFINI; encoded by the coding sequence ATGATTAAGACTAATATCCTGGCTATAGGCGCTCATCCTGATGATATTGAATTTGGCTGCGGCGGAACCCTGGTTAAATTCGGGGATAAGGGACACAGGCTGTTTATGCTGGTTATGACATCAGGAGGTTCTGGGGGGATACCTGAGACAAGGAAAAAAGAGCAGGAAGATGCCCAGGCTGTTATGGGTGTTGAAAAGGTCTTCTGGGGAGGATATGAAGATACAATGCTTGAGATTAATAAAGATACTATCATGACAATAGAAAATATTATCAAGGAGATAAATCCGAGTTTTATTTTTTGCAGTTATCCTGATGATACACACCAGGATCACCGGCATCTTGCACGGGCAGCCATATCTGCCACCCGTTATGTAAGAAATGTTTTGTTTTATGAAGGGCCTACAACCCAGAATTTTAATCCCCATGTTTTTGTTGATATTTCAGAAATGCTGGAAAAAAAGATGGATGCCCTTAAAGCCCATAAATCCCAGGTAATGAGAACCAATATTGCAGATCTGTCCATTCTTGAGCTTGCCAGGTCAGCTGCAAATTTCCGGGGAATCCAGGGCAGGGTCAAATATGCTGAAGCTTTTCATTCCCAGCGGCTTTTTATTAATATTTAA